A portion of the Leifsonia sp. EB41 genome contains these proteins:
- the dhaL gene encoding dihydroxyacetone kinase subunit DhaL, with amino-acid sequence MALDTNWVTSWVSGAATAVGEHKGELNTLDREIGDGDHGENMDRGLRASVDALSKLPADTTPSAALRSVAMTLISTVGGASGPLYGTAFLKAAEPVGDADPIDGATLVALLTAARDGIVSRGKAQSGDKTMIDAWTPAVDAASAALAAGSDPAAILDAAATAAEQGSDATIPLVARKGRASYLGERSAGHRDPGAQSTALILRAAAEAAG; translated from the coding sequence ATGGCGCTGGACACGAACTGGGTCACCTCCTGGGTCTCGGGCGCGGCGACGGCCGTGGGCGAGCACAAGGGTGAGCTGAACACGCTCGACCGGGAGATCGGCGACGGCGACCACGGCGAGAACATGGACCGCGGCCTCCGCGCGTCCGTGGACGCGCTGTCGAAGCTGCCCGCCGACACGACGCCGTCCGCGGCGCTGCGCTCGGTGGCGATGACCCTGATCTCCACGGTCGGCGGCGCCTCCGGCCCGCTGTACGGCACGGCCTTCCTCAAGGCGGCCGAGCCGGTCGGCGACGCGGACCCGATCGACGGGGCGACCCTGGTCGCGCTGCTGACGGCGGCGCGCGACGGCATCGTGTCCCGCGGCAAGGCGCAGTCCGGCGACAAGACGATGATCGACGCCTGGACCCCCGCGGTGGACGCGGCCTCGGCCGCGCTCGCCGCGGGGTCCGACCCCGCCGCGATCCTCGACGCGGCGGCCACGGCGGCCGAGCAGGGCTCGGACGCCACCATCCCGCTGGTGGCCCGCAAGGGCCGCGCGAGCTACCTGGGCGAGCGCTCGGCCGGCCACCGCGACCCCGGCGCCCAGTCGACCGCGCTCATCCTGCGGGCCGCCGCAGAGGCGGCGGGATGA
- the dhaK gene encoding dihydroxyacetone kinase subunit DhaK — protein MKKLINDVPDVVTESLAGFGRAHADIVTVSQDPRFVSRADGPVRGKVGLVSGGGSGHEPLHAGFVGKGMLDAAVPGEVFTSPTPMPIVEATKAADGGAGVLHIVKNYTGDVLNFETAADLVGAEGITVRAVVTNDDVAVQDSLYTAGRRGVAGTVLVEKIAGAAADRGDDLDAVTAVAEKVNVNVRSIGLALTDGTVPHAGEPGFVLPEDEIEFGVGIHGEPGRERIKLEPADRLVDRMMDAILTDLPFSSGDTVLLFVNGMGGTPLSELYILFRRAAEILDERGIVLGRSLVGNYVTSLEMQGASITVLKLDDELTALWDAPVHTAALRWGV, from the coding sequence ATGAAGAAGCTCATCAACGACGTACCCGACGTCGTGACCGAGTCCCTCGCGGGGTTCGGACGGGCTCACGCGGACATCGTGACGGTGTCGCAGGACCCCCGCTTCGTCTCCCGGGCCGACGGCCCGGTGCGCGGCAAGGTCGGCCTGGTCAGCGGTGGAGGCAGTGGCCACGAGCCGCTGCACGCCGGTTTCGTGGGGAAGGGCATGCTGGACGCCGCCGTTCCCGGTGAGGTCTTCACCTCGCCCACGCCGATGCCGATCGTCGAGGCCACCAAGGCCGCGGACGGCGGCGCCGGAGTGCTCCACATCGTCAAGAACTACACGGGCGACGTGCTGAACTTCGAGACGGCCGCCGACCTGGTGGGTGCGGAGGGCATCACGGTGCGCGCCGTCGTCACCAACGACGACGTCGCGGTCCAGGACTCCCTCTACACCGCGGGTCGCCGCGGCGTCGCCGGCACGGTGCTGGTGGAGAAGATCGCCGGAGCGGCGGCCGACCGGGGCGACGACCTCGACGCCGTCACCGCGGTGGCCGAGAAGGTCAACGTCAACGTGCGCTCGATCGGTCTCGCCCTCACCGACGGCACCGTCCCGCACGCGGGCGAGCCCGGCTTCGTGCTCCCGGAGGACGAGATCGAGTTCGGCGTCGGCATCCACGGCGAGCCGGGCCGCGAGCGGATCAAGCTCGAGCCGGCCGACCGCCTGGTGGACCGGATGATGGACGCCATCCTCACCGACCTGCCGTTCTCCTCCGGCGACACCGTGCTGCTGTTCGTCAACGGCATGGGCGGTACGCCGCTCTCCGAGCTCTACATCCTGTTCCGGCGCGCGGCGGAGATCCTCGACGAGAGGGGCATCGTCCTCGGCCGGTCGCTGGTCGGGAACTACGTCACCTCGCTGGAGATGCAGGGCGCCTCGATCACGGTGCTGAAGCTGGACGACGAGCTGACCGCCCTGTGGGACGCGCCGGTGCACACCGCTGCGCTCCGCTGGGGTGTGTGA
- the trpD gene encoding anthranilate phosphoribosyltransferase, translated as MTEKQSWSSVLTSLLAREDLSVADAAWAMDQVMSGEATEAQLAAFLIALRAKGETVDEIVGFRDAILDHAVPLPVDPMALDIVGTGGDRFGTVNVSTTASIVAAAAGVPVIKHGNRAASSSSGSSDVLAALGIDLTLPPERVAEVLKSTGITFAFASAFHPGFANAGPVRSQLGVPTVFNFLGPLCNPARPEASAVGVATLDRIPLIVGVFQTRGATALVFRGDDGLDELSTTGHSHVWEVSRGLVTEHDIDPRDLGIPRARIEDLLGKDAAYNAAVVRAVLAGQEGPVRDIVLLNAAAGLVSFELASDPSRVQVSILDRFRSHMAVAAQAIDSGAAAAKLEEWVEATH; from the coding sequence ATGACGGAAAAGCAGTCCTGGTCGTCCGTGCTCACCTCCCTTCTGGCCCGCGAGGACCTGAGTGTGGCGGACGCGGCGTGGGCGATGGACCAGGTCATGTCGGGCGAGGCCACGGAGGCCCAGCTCGCCGCTTTCCTCATCGCTCTGCGCGCGAAGGGCGAGACCGTGGACGAGATCGTCGGCTTCCGCGACGCCATCCTCGACCACGCGGTCCCGCTGCCCGTCGACCCGATGGCGCTCGACATCGTCGGGACAGGGGGCGACCGGTTCGGCACCGTGAACGTCTCGACCACGGCCTCCATCGTCGCCGCGGCCGCCGGAGTGCCCGTCATCAAGCACGGCAACCGGGCGGCGAGCTCGTCGTCCGGATCGTCGGATGTGCTTGCCGCACTCGGCATCGACCTGACCCTGCCGCCGGAGCGGGTGGCCGAGGTGCTGAAGAGCACCGGGATCACCTTCGCGTTCGCCAGTGCGTTCCACCCGGGCTTCGCCAACGCAGGGCCCGTGCGCTCGCAGCTCGGCGTGCCGACCGTGTTCAACTTCCTCGGGCCGCTGTGCAACCCGGCGCGTCCCGAGGCGTCCGCGGTCGGAGTCGCCACGCTCGACCGCATCCCGCTGATCGTCGGCGTGTTCCAGACCCGCGGCGCGACCGCACTGGTCTTCCGCGGCGACGACGGCCTCGACGAGCTGTCGACCACCGGTCACAGCCACGTCTGGGAGGTCTCCAGGGGCCTCGTCACCGAGCACGACATCGATCCGCGCGATCTGGGCATCCCGCGCGCCAGGATCGAGGACCTGCTCGGGAAGGACGCCGCGTACAACGCGGCTGTCGTGCGTGCCGTGCTCGCGGGCCAGGAGGGCCCCGTGCGCGACATCGTGCTGCTCAACGCGGCGGCCGGGCTCGTGTCATTCGAGCTCGCGTCCGACCCGTCGAGGGTCCAGGTGTCCATCCTGGATCGGTTCCGTTCGCACATGGCGGTCGCCGCCCAGGCGATCGACTCCGGGGCTGCGGCCGCGAAGCTCGAGGAATGGGTCGAGGCGACGCACTGA
- a CDS encoding heme-copper oxidase subunit III, which produces MGFVTSTSISPATSAPAINRPNVVAVGTIVWLGSEVMFFAGLFAIYFTLKSTSPDLWAAETQHLNIPYAAVNTTILVLSSVTCQMGVFAAERLQPRRTGGVLQFWKWGLVEWFALSYIMGAIFVSGQVLEYATLVSEGISLDANAYGSAFYLTTGFHALHVTGGLIAFLLVIGRAFAVKTFGHKEATSAIVVSYYWHFVDVVWIGLFAVIYIIR; this is translated from the coding sequence ATGGGTTTTGTGACGAGCACCTCCATTTCCCCTGCAACGAGTGCGCCGGCGATCAACCGGCCCAATGTCGTGGCCGTCGGCACGATCGTCTGGCTCGGCTCCGAGGTGATGTTCTTCGCGGGTCTGTTCGCGATCTACTTCACGCTCAAGTCGACGTCGCCCGATCTGTGGGCCGCCGAGACGCAGCACTTGAACATCCCGTACGCGGCCGTGAACACCACGATCCTCGTGCTGAGCTCCGTGACCTGCCAGATGGGTGTGTTCGCCGCCGAGCGCCTCCAGCCGCGGCGCACGGGCGGTGTGCTGCAGTTCTGGAAGTGGGGCCTCGTCGAGTGGTTCGCGCTCTCGTACATCATGGGCGCCATCTTCGTCTCCGGCCAGGTGCTCGAGTACGCCACGCTCGTCTCCGAGGGCATCTCGCTCGACGCCAACGCCTACGGCTCCGCCTTCTATCTGACGACCGGCTTCCACGCCCTCCACGTCACCGGCGGCCTCATCGCCTTCCTGCTCGTCATCGGCCGCGCCTTCGCGGTCAAGACCTTCGGCCACAAAGAGGCCACGAGCGCCATCGTCGTGTCGTACTACTGGCACTTCGTCGACGTCGTGTGGATCGGACTGTTCGCGGTCATCTACATCATCCGATAG
- a CDS encoding c-type cytochrome has translation MRPRVPGTQKSRAAAPSRNAKAARKTGRRHPLATVALLAIGLGLTGGAYAAFTTTTASADTPQVQTASKSSVSQGEKLFQANCATCHGMNAQGTVNAPSLIGVGAAAVDFQVGTGRMPMQMQGPQAQEKPVQFSNEEVAALADYVASLAPGPSIPEQKYLDGKGDAANGAQLFRINCAMCHNVAGAGGALTEGKYAPPLTGVSAKHIYEAMVTGPQNMPVFNDLNISPQGKADIITYLKYIQNNPSPGGIELGSLGPVAEGLFLWIFGLGAIVALTVWITAKSN, from the coding sequence ATGCGTCCCCGCGTCCCCGGCACTCAGAAGTCCCGCGCAGCAGCGCCATCGCGTAACGCGAAGGCCGCGCGCAAGACCGGTCGCCGACACCCGCTCGCCACCGTCGCCCTGCTCGCCATCGGCCTCGGCCTGACCGGCGGAGCCTACGCCGCGTTCACCACCACCACGGCCTCCGCCGACACCCCGCAGGTCCAGACGGCCTCGAAGTCGTCGGTCTCGCAGGGCGAGAAGCTCTTCCAAGCCAACTGCGCCACCTGCCACGGCATGAACGCCCAGGGCACGGTCAACGCGCCGTCCCTCATCGGCGTCGGCGCCGCCGCGGTCGACTTCCAGGTCGGCACCGGCCGCATGCCCATGCAGATGCAGGGCCCGCAGGCCCAGGAGAAGCCGGTCCAGTTCTCGAACGAAGAGGTCGCGGCCCTGGCCGACTACGTCGCCTCCCTCGCTCCCGGACCGTCCATCCCCGAGCAGAAGTACCTCGACGGCAAGGGCGACGCCGCCAACGGCGCCCAGCTCTTCCGGATCAACTGCGCGATGTGCCACAACGTCGCCGGCGCCGGTGGAGCACTCACCGAGGGCAAGTACGCCCCGCCGCTCACCGGTGTGAGCGCCAAGCACATCTACGAGGCCATGGTCACCGGCCCGCAGAACATGCCGGTGTTCAACGACCTGAACATCTCGCCCCAGGGCAAGGCCGACATCATCACGTACCTCAAGTACATCCAGAACAACCCGTCCCCGGGCGGCATCGAGCTCGGCTCGCTCGGCCCGGTGGCCGAGGGACTCTTCCTCTGGATCTTCGGTCTCGGCGCCATCGTGGCACTGACCGTGTGGATCACGGCGAAGTCCAACTGA
- a CDS encoding Rieske 2Fe-2S domain-containing protein: MAQDENGGHELTPSSSAVDVHRTGDPGTAIVIRDAVENPGFPPHRQRVTDLDPKKERRAERTVYTLFYLSIAGSVWAVAAYMAFPINASDPGSVRLNNLFIGIGITLALLAIGIGAVHWGKALMHEKEGVDLRHPVRGSEQTTERAAEIFRQADEESGFNRRVLIRNSLIGALIAFPLPGIILFRGLAPQGVDPAELLSQTMWAKGIRLTRDPSGTPIKASDVTLGSAFHVIPEGLNDAPDMLEQKAKAAVLLMRLKPEDLHVSKGRENWNYDGIVAYSKICTHVGCPVALYEQQTHHLLCPCHQSQFDITHEAQVIFGPAKRPLPQLPITVDAEGYLVARSDFHEPVGPSFWERH; encoded by the coding sequence ATGGCACAGGACGAGAACGGCGGTCACGAGCTGACGCCCAGTTCGTCGGCCGTCGACGTGCACCGGACCGGCGACCCCGGTACGGCGATCGTCATCCGCGATGCCGTGGAGAACCCCGGCTTCCCGCCGCACCGGCAACGGGTGACGGACCTCGACCCCAAGAAGGAGCGGCGCGCCGAGCGCACCGTCTACACGCTGTTCTACCTGTCGATCGCGGGCTCCGTCTGGGCGGTCGCCGCCTACATGGCGTTCCCGATCAACGCCAGCGACCCGGGTTCGGTCCGCCTGAACAACCTGTTCATCGGCATCGGCATCACCCTCGCGCTCCTCGCGATCGGCATCGGCGCGGTGCACTGGGGCAAGGCCCTCATGCACGAGAAGGAGGGCGTCGACCTCCGTCACCCCGTGCGCGGCTCCGAGCAGACCACCGAGCGCGCTGCGGAGATCTTCCGCCAGGCCGACGAGGAGTCCGGCTTCAACCGCCGTGTCCTCATCCGCAACAGCCTCATCGGCGCGCTGATCGCCTTCCCGCTGCCCGGCATCATCCTCTTCCGCGGCCTGGCGCCGCAGGGCGTCGACCCGGCCGAGCTGCTGTCGCAGACCATGTGGGCCAAGGGCATCCGCCTCACCCGCGACCCGTCCGGCACCCCGATCAAGGCCTCCGACGTCACGCTCGGCAGCGCCTTCCACGTCATCCCCGAGGGTCTCAACGACGCCCCCGACATGCTGGAGCAGAAGGCCAAGGCGGCCGTCCTGCTCATGCGCCTCAAGCCCGAGGACCTGCACGTGTCCAAGGGCCGCGAGAACTGGAACTACGACGGCATCGTCGCCTACTCCAAGATCTGCACGCACGTGGGGTGCCCTGTGGCGCTCTACGAGCAGCAGACCCACCACCTGCTGTGCCCGTGCCACCAGTCGCAGTTCGACATCACGCACGAAGCGCAGGTCATCTTCGGACCGGCGAAGCGGCCACTGCCGCAGCTGCCGATCACCGTTGACGCCGAAGGCTATCTGGTCGCCCGCAGCGACTTCCACGAGCCCGTCGGCCCGAGTTTCTGGGAGCGTCATTGA
- a CDS encoding cytochrome bc complex cytochrome b subunit, with product MSTSTAAAPAAPTTAKSGGFTAAAANYIEDRTSISGAVKEFGRKIFPDHWSFLLGEVALYSFIVILLTGTFLTFFFQASMAEVVYNGSYVPLKGIHMSAAMESTLNISFEVRGGLLVRQIHHWAALLFVAAIGLHMLRIFFTGAFRKPRELNWVIGFTLFILAMAEGFTGYSLPDDLLSGNGLRIIDGLVKGLPVVGTWISFLLFGGEFPGTAIVGRLYTLHILLLPALVVAFIALHLVFVVVHKHTQYAAPGRTQGNVVGYPVLPVYAAKAGGFFFIVFGVVAAMASFFTINPIWNYGPYDPSPVSAGTQPDWYIGFADGALRLVPPGWEFVWLNRTWSFNIIVPVAILGLFIVTVMIYPFIEAWVTGDKREHHILDRPRNAATRTAIGAAGVTFYAVFWAAASSDIIATHFKLTMEGVIHTLQALLFVGPVVAYFLTKRICIALAKKDRSIALHGYETGRIVKLPGGEFIEVHEQLSDYERWRLISYEAYEPLMVRPNKRGKITAGTRMRASLSRWFFEDRLIPPTRTELESGHGHH from the coding sequence TTGAGCACCTCGACCGCCGCAGCCCCTGCGGCACCCACCACGGCCAAGAGCGGCGGCTTCACCGCTGCCGCCGCCAACTACATCGAGGACCGCACCAGCATCTCGGGCGCGGTCAAGGAGTTCGGTCGGAAGATCTTCCCCGACCACTGGTCCTTCCTGCTCGGTGAGGTCGCCCTCTACAGCTTCATCGTCATCCTGCTGACCGGAACGTTCCTGACGTTCTTCTTCCAGGCGTCGATGGCGGAGGTCGTCTACAACGGCTCCTACGTTCCGCTCAAGGGCATCCACATGTCTGCGGCGATGGAGTCCACCCTCAACATCTCGTTCGAGGTGCGCGGCGGCCTGCTCGTGCGCCAGATCCACCACTGGGCGGCGCTGCTGTTCGTGGCCGCGATCGGCCTGCACATGCTCCGCATCTTCTTCACGGGCGCGTTCCGCAAGCCGCGCGAGCTGAACTGGGTGATCGGCTTCACGCTGTTCATCCTGGCGATGGCCGAGGGCTTCACCGGCTACTCGCTCCCCGACGACCTGCTCTCGGGCAACGGCCTCCGGATCATCGACGGCCTGGTCAAGGGCCTCCCCGTCGTCGGCACCTGGATCTCGTTCCTGCTCTTCGGCGGCGAGTTCCCCGGCACCGCGATCGTCGGACGCCTCTACACGCTGCACATCCTGCTGCTGCCCGCTCTGGTCGTGGCGTTCATCGCACTGCACCTCGTGTTCGTGGTCGTCCACAAGCACACGCAGTACGCTGCGCCGGGTCGCACCCAAGGCAACGTGGTCGGCTACCCGGTCCTCCCGGTGTACGCGGCGAAGGCCGGCGGCTTCTTCTTCATCGTGTTCGGTGTCGTCGCGGCCATGGCGTCGTTCTTCACGATCAACCCGATCTGGAACTACGGCCCGTACGACCCCTCCCCCGTGTCCGCCGGCACACAGCCGGACTGGTACATCGGCTTCGCGGACGGCGCGCTGCGTCTGGTCCCGCCGGGCTGGGAGTTCGTCTGGCTGAACCGCACCTGGTCGTTCAACATCATCGTCCCCGTCGCCATCCTCGGTCTCTTCATCGTGACCGTGATGATCTACCCCTTCATCGAGGCGTGGGTCACCGGCGACAAGCGCGAGCACCACATCCTGGACCGTCCGCGCAACGCGGCCACCCGCACGGCCATCGGCGCCGCCGGCGTGACCTTCTACGCGGTGTTCTGGGCTGCAGCCTCGTCGGACATCATCGCGACGCACTTCAAGCTCACGATGGAGGGCGTCATCCACACCCTCCAGGCGCTGCTCTTCGTCGGCCCGGTCGTGGCCTACTTCCTGACCAAGCGCATCTGCATCGCGCTGGCCAAGAAGGATCGCTCCATCGCCCTGCACGGCTACGAGACCGGCCGCATCGTGAAGCTCCCCGGTGGCGAGTTCATCGAGGTGCACGAGCAGCTCAGCGACTACGAGCGCTGGCGCCTGATCAGCTACGAGGCGTATGAGCCGCTGATGGTCCGCCCGAACAAGCGCGGCAAGATCACGGCCGGCACGCGCATGCGCGCCAGCCTCTCCCGCTGGTTCTTCGAGGACCGCCTGATCCCGCCGACCCGCACGGAGCTCGAGTCGGGCCACGGCCACCACTGA
- a CDS encoding methyltransferase domain-containing protein codes for MPDLTRLASWLRCPVCGQDLEPVDRLTLGCAAGHRHDVNKRGYVSLLGGGSKFVGDTAEMLDARDTVLEGGAYAPIARALTAAVPSAERVLDAGAGTGYYLRAVLADSPGAVGLAMDLSPTAVARAVRSSPDVDGLVADTWRPLPVRSRSVDAVLDVFAPRNLPEFHRALRPGGTLTVVVPRADHLASLRAAGTMLDIPSDKAEDVIVAAEPLYAPLTREHVSYELALDDTLRGALAGMGPSARHAAAAPAATDATTVSVDVLTFTPR; via the coding sequence GTGCCAGACCTGACCCGCCTCGCGTCCTGGCTGCGCTGCCCCGTCTGCGGACAGGACCTGGAGCCGGTCGACCGCCTCACGTTGGGCTGCGCCGCGGGGCACCGTCACGACGTCAACAAACGCGGTTACGTGTCCCTCCTCGGCGGCGGGAGCAAGTTCGTCGGGGACACAGCTGAGATGCTCGACGCGCGCGACACGGTGCTGGAGGGCGGAGCGTACGCGCCGATCGCCCGGGCCTTGACGGCTGCCGTCCCATCGGCGGAGCGCGTGCTGGACGCGGGCGCCGGCACCGGCTACTACCTGCGGGCCGTACTCGCCGACTCCCCCGGCGCCGTCGGCCTGGCGATGGACCTCTCCCCCACAGCCGTCGCCCGGGCCGTGCGCTCGTCGCCGGACGTCGACGGCCTGGTGGCGGACACCTGGCGGCCGCTCCCGGTGCGCTCGCGCAGCGTGGACGCGGTGCTGGACGTGTTCGCGCCCCGCAACCTCCCCGAGTTCCACCGCGCCCTCCGCCCGGGCGGCACACTCACCGTCGTGGTGCCCCGCGCCGACCACCTCGCGTCGCTGCGGGCGGCGGGCACAATGCTCGACATCCCGTCGGACAAGGCGGAGGACGTCATCGTCGCCGCAGAGCCGCTGTACGCCCCGCTGACGCGCGAACACGTGTCCTACGAGCTAGCGCTCGACGACACCCTCCGGGGCGCCCTGGCCGGCATGGGCCCGTCCGCCCGCCACGCCGCGGCGGCTCCCGCAGCGACCGACGCGACCACCGTCTCCGTCGACGTCCTCACCTTCACCCCCCGCTGA
- a CDS encoding cytochrome c oxidase subunit 4, with amino-acid sequence MRANSILFWILSVFFILSAIVYTLWSLLDPMHMKVEWVGTVALTLSAILAAFIAFYVGRSHSSQGGELPEDRLDANIDDGDPELGHFSPWSWWPVALATGAALVMLGLAVGFWICFIGVAFSIVSLVGWVYEYYRGYFAR; translated from the coding sequence ATGAGAGCCAATTCCATCCTCTTCTGGATCCTGTCGGTCTTCTTCATCCTCTCGGCGATCGTCTACACGCTGTGGAGCCTGCTCGACCCGATGCACATGAAGGTCGAGTGGGTCGGCACCGTGGCGCTGACGCTGAGCGCCATCCTGGCCGCCTTCATCGCGTTCTACGTGGGCCGCTCGCACTCCTCCCAGGGCGGCGAGCTGCCGGAGGACCGCCTCGACGCGAACATCGACGACGGCGACCCCGAGCTCGGCCACTTCTCCCCGTGGAGCTGGTGGCCGGTGGCCCTCGCGACCGGCGCCGCACTGGTCATGCTCGGCCTCGCGGTCGGCTTCTGGATCTGCTTCATCGGTGTGGCCTTCAGCATCGTCTCCCTGGTCGGCTGGGTCTACGAGTACTACCGCGGCTACTTCGCGCGCTGA
- the ctaD gene encoding cytochrome c oxidase subunit I — translation MTTTAPAPGATTAPAPKPTLLTANGVERKGNILVNYITSTDHKTIGYMYLISSFIYFLIGGVMALIIRAQLFEPGLEVVQTKEQYNQLFTMHGTIMLLMFATPLFAGFVNVLMPLQIGAPDVAFPRLNALAYWFYSFGSLIAVAGFLTPQGAASFGWFAYAPLSSTTFSPGIGGNLWVLGLGLSGFGTILGAVNFITTIITMRAPGMTMFRMPIFTWNAMVTSILVLMAFPVLAAALFALAADRVFDAHIYDAANGGALLWQHLFWFFGHPEVYIIALPFFGIVSEIFPVFSRKPIFGYKTLIYATISIAALSVTVWAHHMYVTGSVLLPWFSLMTMLIAVPTGVKIFNWIGTMWRGSLTFESPMLWSIGFLITFTFGGLTGVILASPPLDFHVSDTYFVVAHFHYVVFGTVVFAMFAGFYFWWPKWTGKMLNDRLGKWHFWLLFIGFHTTFLIQHWLGVVGMPRRYATYSPADGFTWMNQVSSIGAGILAISMIPFFVNVYLTARNAPKVTVNDPWGYGRSLEWATSCPPPRHNFTSIPRIRSESPAFDLNHPEAGIPIGIGGGKDAPDAPVFDLADNKVK, via the coding sequence ATGACGACGACAGCACCGGCGCCCGGAGCGACCACCGCGCCCGCTCCGAAGCCCACCCTCCTCACCGCCAACGGTGTGGAGCGCAAGGGCAACATCCTCGTGAACTACATCACGTCGACGGACCACAAGACGATCGGGTACATGTACCTGATCTCGTCGTTCATCTACTTCCTCATCGGCGGCGTGATGGCCCTCATCATCCGCGCCCAGCTCTTCGAGCCGGGACTCGAGGTGGTGCAGACCAAGGAGCAGTACAACCAGCTCTTCACGATGCACGGCACGATCATGCTGCTGATGTTCGCGACGCCGCTCTTCGCCGGCTTCGTGAACGTGCTGATGCCGCTGCAGATCGGCGCCCCCGACGTGGCCTTCCCGCGTCTGAACGCGCTGGCGTACTGGTTCTACTCGTTCGGCTCGCTGATCGCGGTCGCCGGCTTCCTCACCCCGCAGGGTGCGGCGTCGTTCGGCTGGTTCGCGTACGCGCCGCTCTCGAGCACGACGTTCTCGCCAGGCATCGGCGGCAACCTCTGGGTGCTCGGCCTCGGCCTCTCCGGCTTCGGCACCATCCTCGGCGCGGTCAACTTCATCACGACCATCATCACGATGCGCGCGCCCGGCATGACGATGTTCCGCATGCCGATCTTCACCTGGAACGCGATGGTCACCTCGATCCTCGTGCTGATGGCCTTCCCGGTGCTCGCCGCCGCGCTCTTCGCCCTCGCTGCCGACCGCGTGTTCGACGCGCACATCTACGACGCCGCGAACGGCGGAGCGCTGCTCTGGCAGCACCTGTTCTGGTTCTTCGGCCATCCCGAGGTGTACATCATCGCGCTGCCGTTCTTCGGCATCGTGTCCGAGATCTTCCCGGTGTTCAGCCGCAAGCCGATCTTCGGGTACAAGACCCTCATCTACGCGACGATCTCCATCGCGGCCCTGTCCGTCACCGTGTGGGCGCACCACATGTACGTGACCGGCTCGGTGCTGCTGCCCTGGTTCTCGCTGATGACGATGCTCATCGCGGTCCCGACCGGCGTGAAGATCTTCAACTGGATCGGCACGATGTGGCGCGGCTCGCTGACCTTCGAGTCGCCGATGCTGTGGTCGATCGGCTTCCTGATCACCTTCACCTTCGGTGGCCTCACCGGCGTCATCCTCGCGTCGCCGCCGCTCGACTTCCATGTGTCCGACACCTACTTCGTTGTGGCGCACTTCCACTACGTCGTGTTCGGCACGGTCGTGTTCGCCATGTTCGCCGGCTTCTACTTCTGGTGGCCGAAGTGGACGGGCAAGATGCTCAACGACCGTCTCGGCAAGTGGCACTTCTGGCTGCTGTTCATCGGCTTCCACACGACGTTCCTCATCCAGCACTGGCTGGGCGTCGTGGGCATGCCCCGCCGGTACGCGACCTACTCGCCCGCCGACGGCTTCACCTGGATGAACCAGGTCTCGTCGATCGGCGCCGGCATCCTGGCCATCTCGATGATCCCGTTCTTCGTGAACGTCTACCTGACGGCGCGCAACGCCCCGAAGGTCACGGTCAACGACCCGTGGGGCTACGGCCGCTCGCTCGAGTGGGCGACCTCCTGCCCGCCGCCGCGGCACAACTTCACGTCCATCCCGCGCATCCGCTCCGAGTCGCCGGCGTTCGACCTCAACCACCCCGAGGCCGGCATCCCGATCGGCATCGGCGGCGGCAAGGACGCGCCGGACGCCCCTGTGTTCGACCTCGCAGACAACAAGGTGAAGTAA